One window of Biomphalaria glabrata chromosome 6, xgBioGlab47.1, whole genome shotgun sequence genomic DNA carries:
- the LOC106068518 gene encoding slit homolog 1 protein-like — protein MILTDLLALVSRTFAWLLIATLVSTASFSTRCTYDAAYILANCSNRNIVSIPWWLHKKIITLDLSGNYFPVLKSRSFIGFNYINQLYLKHNSIQYLEDEALQDLVYLRVLDLSINLLSHLPTSALKYVSLSLTQLDLSGNRIQVIYKGAFKDLKNLKILELNGNSISRIDTGGLSGLSSLNVLKLRQNALCTLPCDVFSEFSSTVETAVRQWMCHCNLRWLRTWLNNTNQEVWNADGYFIRCNGPSIVKDKPLNSLLLDELECEVRMKLGSSTELLCK, from the coding sequence ATGATACTCACTGATCTACTGGCTCTAGTATCTCGGACTTTTGCCTGGTTGCTGATAGCGACACTCGTGTCGACCGCAAGCTTCTCAACGAGGTGCACTTACGATGCTGCCTACATACTCGCCAATTGCAGCAACAGAAATATAGTGAGCATTCCCTGGTGGCTCCATAAAAAGATCATAACTTTAGATCTGAGTGGAAACTATTTTCCAGTGCTCAAGTCCAGAAGCTTTATCGGTTTTAACTACATTAATCAACTGTACCTAAAACACAACTCCATACAATATCTAGAAGATGAAGCGCTCCAGGATTTGGTCTACCTCAGAGTTCTTGACCTATCCATCAACCTTCTCAGTCATCTCCCAACATCCGCTCTAAAATATGTGTCCCTTTCCCTTACTCAGCTTGACTTATCTGGAAACAGAATCCAAGTTATCTACAAAGGAGCGTTTAAAGATCTAAAAAATCTAAAGATATTGGAGCTTAATGGTAACAGTATTTCTCGAATAGACACGGGAGGTCTGTCTGGACTATCATCTCTTAATGTACTGAAGTTGCGTCAGAATGCCTTGTGCACTTTGCCATGTGATGTTTTCTCAGAGTTCAGCTCAACCGTTGAGACAGCTGTACGACAGTGGATGTGCCATTGTAACTTGCGATGGCTTAGGACATGGCTCAATAACACCAACCAAGAGGTATGGAACGCTGACGGCTACTTCATCCGCTGCAATGGGCCATCCATAGTGAAAGACAAGCCTTTAAACTCTCTCCTATTGGACGAACTGGAGTGCGAGGTCAGAATGAAGTTGGGCAGCTCAACAGAATTACTTTGTAAGTAG
- the LOC106068555 gene encoding uncharacterized protein LOC106068555, which yields MTSKFHVDKPDETTIANASIIQSDTASQSTESENLEAFLIATVVMASVAASFTISTVIACYRYHSTKKKRLKDNYDELDTRITDRVFYHRPQVNAQNSSSSCASGYLDVVSSRSSSPRDTPAEAGTDANPYAEIGEMCMAGESKTADE from the exons ATGACCTCCAAGTTTCATGTCG ATAAACCAGACGAGACCACGATCGCCAATGCCTCGATAATCCAAAGCGATACTGCAAGTCAATCAACTGAGTCAGAAAACTTGGAGGCGTTCCTAATTGCAACTGTTGTCATGGCATCTGTCGCTGCTTCTTTCACCATTTCAACAGTAATAGCCTGTTATCGATACCACAGTACAAA AAAGAAAAGGTTGAAAGACAACTATGATGAACTGGACACGAGAATCACTGACCGAGTGTTTTATCATAGACCTCAAGTCAATG CTCAAAACTCCAGCAGTTCCTGTGCCAGTGGCTACCTAGACGTTGTCTCAAGTCGCTCTTCTTCACCACGTGACACCCCAGCAGAAGCCGGAACTGACGCAAACCCTTATGCTGAGATAGGCGAAATGTGCATGGCGGGAGAAAGTAAAACTGCAGACGAGTGA